The Vidua chalybeata isolate OUT-0048 chromosome 6, bVidCha1 merged haplotype, whole genome shotgun sequence genome has a segment encoding these proteins:
- the FBXO34 gene encoding F-box only protein 34, which translates to MKSSCRAGLHREPLNSTSSTFHQVKRVSGMHLKPYLKLQKKERSPEISQDSLRGHQGPAQGEKYTNCTKLSVFPKPSLVTPSQKLLGIIYPNTMCNMSGKGPADGPSAREKKNALSATIHQGEEGEGPLDVWAVVKPGNTKEKIAFFAAQQCSSSTRTGSMKIKSTWDIDGRTAKRRKKSVDLKKAKIQLERMREANARCSQPEPFACGIEHCSVHFGSDGGEGAFPGRSLSVIEMVAFLEQRASALLVDCAKTCTAASATRPSAQPKAALPGSDPFSSAGACEAHAERGPGEPQGEPVRVLDMVAKLESECLRRQSEREAGSLSRNNSFRRNVGRVLLASGTQPQGEVGKGVPAQGDGLGEAGVAEAGYGGRCGPLGDTELWDGGASAQQPFPSGLDTRVGNVNSGLAHAVLAMTAGRSDTETRVEPPRALLSPCPAAARLPPDPLQSKNATVDCTSKEPVIFPKHPARKEPLCISISVTKTEEGCRKEKLSGSGEDSLPGRLFFLQGEQPAAQEQQPQREGTQEKPGEVAQNEDEDSLASGRSCVRSSVPTEPSAPSVPPTEGALQVLDASCLKRQVSHDFLETRFKIQQLLEPQQYMAFLPHHIIVKIFGLLPTRSLVALKCTCYYFKFIIEYYNIRPADSRWVRDPRYREDPCKQCKKKYVKGDVSLCRWHPKPYCQALPYGPGYWMCCHRSQKGIPGCKLGLHDNHWVPACHSFNRAIHKKTRGAGAEVEEEY; encoded by the exons ATGAAGagttcctgcagagctggcctCCACAGGGAACCGCTGAATTCCACATCCTCCACCTTCCATCAAGTCAAACG GGTTTCTGGTATGCACTTAAAGCCATATCTCAAGTTACAGAAGAAAGAGCGATCCCCAGAAATAAGCCAGGATTCCCTGCGAGGCCACCAGGGACCagcacaaggagaaaaatacacCAACTGCACCAAACTGAGCGttttcccaaaaccctccctCGTGACGCCATCTCAAAAGCTTCTGGGGATTATTTATCCAAATACTATGTGCAATATGAGCGGGAAAGGCCCGGCGGACGGTCCAAGTGCAAGGGAAAAGAAGAACGCCCTGTCTGCCACGATCCACCagggggaagaaggggaagggcCGCTGGATGTCTGGGCTGTGGTGAAACCTGGCAACACCAAGGAGAAAATCGCCTTCTTCgcagcccagcagtgcagcagcagcacccgcACGGGCTCCATGAAAATCAAGAGCACGTGGGACATCGACGGGAGAACGGCCAAGCGCAGGAAAAAATCGGTGGAtcttaaaaaagccaaaatccaACTGGAAAGGATGAGGGAGGCCAAcgccaggtgctcccagccgGAGCCCTTCGCCTGTGGCATTGAGCACTGCTCAGTGCACTTCGGGAGCGACGGCGGGGAGGGCGCGTTCCCGGGCCGCTCGCTGTCGGTCATCGAGATGGTGGCCTTCCTGGAGCAGCGGGCCAGCGCCCTGCTGGTGGACTGTGCCAAGACCTGCACGGCCGCCTCTGCCACCAGGCCGAGCGCCCAGCCCAAGGCCGCCCTGCCCGGCTCCGACCCCTTCTCCTCGGCCGGGGCGTGCGAGGCGCACGCGGAGCGGGGCCCCGGCGAGCCGCAGGGCGAGCCCGTGCGCGTGCTGGACATGGTGGCCAAGCTGGAGTCCGAGTGCCTGAGGCGGCAGAGCGAGCGGGAGGCCGGGAGCCTCTCCCGCAACAACAGCTTCCGCAGGAACGTCGGCAGGGTGCTCCTGGCCAGCGgcacccagccccagggagaggTGGGGAAGGGGGTCCCGGCTCAGGGGGACGGCCTGGGGGAGGCAGGGGTGGCGGAGGCGGGGTATGGAGGTCGCTGTGGCCCTCTGGGTGACACCGAGCTGTGGGATGGCGGTGCCTCCGCCCAGCAGCCGTTCCCTTCGGGGCTGGATACCCGGGTGGGGAATGTGAATTCGGGACTTGCCCACGCGGTGTTGGCGATGACAGCTGGCAGGAGTGACACTGAAACGCGGGTTGAgcctcccagggctctgctgtccccgtgtcctgctgctgccaggctgccacCGGATCCCTTGCAGAGCAAGAACGCGACTGTTGATTGTACATCGAAAGAGCCTGTAATTTTCCCAAAGCATCCTGCTAGGAAGGAGCCCTTGTGCATCAGTATATCAGTCACCAAGACAGAGGAAGGGTGCAGGAAGGAGAAGCTCTCTGGTTCTGGTGAGGATTCACTCCCAGGGAGGCTGTTTTTCCTCCAGGGTGAGCAGCCTGCTGCTCAGGAGCAACAGCCACAGCGGGAGGGCACCCAGGAGAAGCCAGGGGAGGTAGCCCAAAACGAGGATGAGGATTCTCTGGCATCTGGTAGATCGTGTGTCAGAAGCAGTGTCCCTACAGAGCCATCAGCCCCTTCTGTCCCTCCCACAGAAGGGGCTTTGCAAGTACTTGATGCTTCCTGCCTAAAGCGGCAGGTTTCACATGACTTTCTGGAGACCAGGTTTAAAATCCAGCAGCTTTTGGAGCCTCAGCAGTACATGGCCTTCTTGCCTCACCACATCATCGTGAAGATCTTTGGGTTGCTTCCCACCAGGAGCCTGGTTGCCCTAAAATGCACTTGCTACTACTTCAAATTCATCATCGAGTACTACAACATCAGGCCGGCGGACTCGCGCTGGGTGCGCGATCCTCGCTACCGGGAAGACCCCTGCAAGCAGTGCAAGAAGAAATACGTGAAGGGGGACGTGTCCCTGTGCCGGTGGCACCCCAAGCCCTactgccaggctctgccctACGGGCCTGGCTACTGGATGTGCTGTCACCGCTCCCAGAAGGGCATCCCGGGCTGTAAGTTGGGTCTCCATGACAATCACTGGGTCCCTGCCTGCCACAGCTTTAACCGCGCGATCCATAAGAAAACCCGAGGAGCGGGAGCAGAGGTGGAAGAGGAATATTAG